One genomic region from Solwaraspora sp. WMMD792 encodes:
- a CDS encoding amidohydrolase family protein, whose protein sequence is MRSIKEGVAKPLMGRRGFITRAAAIGAGVGLSGTALASCTDDKEDSETSLSEKDIALRDQDLKFIGTEETFSTPTLLQLNSINKDHIAFLEEIGLSDLGERRIGDMDEGGLDVQILSAHTPSVQNVPGQRGIDLAYSLNRQLVDGPIASYPGRFQAFATLPLQSPEAAADELERSVKQDGFLGALTNGHIAKKYLDHPDFEPVLARAEALDVPIYLHPGYPADEIFQIYYSTTRSKYTEEYQDYIFSGSGYGWHQEVLTQCIRMIAYGVFDRFPKLKVIIGHMGEGLPFYYERIVGDMGEPTEDSLEKPFGQYFQDNFWFTTSAFFQDNLLHLLLKYISVDRVMFATDYPFAGIKEGTDWFRAVNLPREDKEKIAFRNAENLFGIKV, encoded by the coding sequence ATGAGGTCGATCAAAGAAGGCGTAGCGAAACCGTTGATGGGGCGCCGCGGATTTATCACTCGCGCGGCTGCAATCGGCGCTGGCGTTGGATTGTCCGGGACGGCGCTCGCGTCATGCACCGACGACAAGGAAGACTCGGAAACCTCGCTCAGCGAGAAAGACATCGCGCTTCGTGACCAAGATCTGAAGTTCATCGGCACGGAGGAGACCTTTTCGACTCCCACGTTGTTGCAGCTGAACTCCATCAATAAGGATCACATAGCGTTCCTTGAGGAAATTGGTCTTTCGGATCTAGGCGAGCGCCGTATCGGCGATATGGACGAGGGGGGGCTTGATGTTCAAATCCTCTCTGCTCATACGCCGTCCGTACAAAACGTCCCTGGGCAAAGGGGCATCGACCTTGCCTATAGTCTTAACCGGCAACTTGTGGACGGTCCAATCGCCAGTTATCCGGGCCGCTTCCAGGCTTTCGCCACCTTGCCCCTGCAGAGCCCGGAGGCGGCGGCGGACGAACTGGAACGCTCGGTTAAGCAAGACGGCTTCTTGGGCGCACTGACCAACGGACACATCGCGAAGAAGTATCTCGATCATCCCGATTTTGAGCCTGTGCTGGCACGTGCCGAAGCTCTCGATGTGCCGATCTACCTGCATCCCGGCTACCCAGCTGACGAGATCTTCCAGATCTACTACAGCACCACACGGTCCAAATACACGGAAGAGTACCAGGACTACATTTTCAGTGGGTCTGGATATGGCTGGCACCAGGAGGTGTTAACCCAGTGCATTCGGATGATCGCGTACGGGGTTTTCGACAGATTCCCCAAACTGAAAGTCATCATCGGCCATATGGGCGAGGGCCTTCCCTTCTACTACGAGCGGATCGTCGGGGACATGGGCGAGCCGACCGAAGACTCACTCGAGAAGCCCTTCGGGCAATACTTCCAGGACAACTTCTGGTTCACAACCAGCGCGTTCTTCCAAGATAATCTGCTCCATCTCTTGCTGAAATACATCAGCGTAGATCGAGTGATGTTCGCAACCGACTATCCCTTCGCGGGCATCAAGGAAGGGACCGACTGGTTTCGGGCAGTCAATCTTCCGCGTGAGGACAAGGAAAAGATCGCATTCCGAAATGCCGAGAATCTGTTCGGCATCAAGGTCTAA
- a CDS encoding ABC transporter ATP-binding protein: MSASVDDAAATLVGAVKRYGSGRSAVVALDDVTIAFPTGKFTAVMGPSGSGKSTMMHCAAGLDQLTSGRAFVGSTDLSTLHDRELTRLRRERIGFVFQAFNLVATLTAEENICLPMTLSGRRPSAAVLDQVVSLLRLGDRMRHRPTELSGGQQQRVAVARALVAQPQVIFADEPTGNLDTRSGQEILGFLRSAVDLHHQSIVMVTHDPNAAAWADHVVFVVDGRVHDVMDHPSADSVIDVMKGLAR, from the coding sequence CTGTCAGCCAGTGTTGATGACGCTGCGGCTACGCTCGTCGGTGCCGTCAAGCGGTACGGCTCCGGCCGGTCGGCCGTCGTCGCGCTCGACGACGTCACCATCGCGTTCCCCACCGGGAAGTTCACGGCTGTGATGGGCCCGTCGGGTTCGGGAAAGTCGACGATGATGCACTGCGCCGCCGGGCTGGATCAACTGACGTCGGGCCGCGCATTCGTCGGCAGCACCGATTTGTCGACCCTTCACGATCGCGAGTTGACCAGGCTTCGCCGAGAACGGATCGGGTTCGTGTTCCAGGCGTTCAATCTCGTGGCTACGCTCACGGCCGAGGAGAACATCTGCCTGCCGATGACGTTGTCCGGGCGCCGGCCGAGTGCCGCGGTGCTCGATCAGGTCGTGTCGCTGCTGCGCCTCGGTGATCGCATGCGTCATCGGCCGACGGAGCTCTCGGGTGGGCAGCAACAACGAGTCGCCGTCGCCCGAGCGCTGGTCGCCCAGCCTCAGGTGATTTTCGCCGACGAGCCCACCGGCAATCTCGACACCCGGTCCGGCCAGGAGATCCTCGGATTCCTGCGATCAGCAGTAGACCTGCATCACCAGTCGATCGTGATGGTCACGCACGATCCCAACGCCGCTGCCTGGGCGGACCACGTCGTGTTCGTCGTCGACGGCCGAGTGCACGACGTGATGGATCACCCGT